A single genomic interval of Arthrobacter methylotrophus harbors:
- a CDS encoding YciI family protein, with translation MTVFAVEYVYDVESAEVRDANRPAHRAWLVGLAEQGTLLASGPYTDGAGALLLLKAADESELNATLKEDPFAAARGIAGIRTSEWNPIIGVLSVHAS, from the coding sequence ATGACTGTTTTCGCTGTTGAGTACGTGTACGACGTAGAGTCCGCCGAGGTGCGCGACGCGAACCGCCCTGCTCACCGTGCTTGGCTCGTCGGCCTTGCCGAGCAGGGGACCTTGCTGGCAAGCGGCCCTTATACCGACGGTGCAGGGGCGCTGCTGCTGCTTAAGGCCGCCGATGAGTCCGAGCTCAACGCTACGCTGAAGGAGGACCCGTTCGCCGCAGCGCGAGGGATTGCAGGCATCCGGACGTCGGAGTGGAACCCTATTATCGGAGTGCTTTCCGTCCACGCTTCCTAG
- a CDS encoding site-2 protease family protein, whose amino-acid sequence MNPVILFILGVVFVAIGVAVSIALHEVGHLLPAKLFKVRVTKYMIGFGPTLWSTRKGETEYGFKAIPLGGYVAMIGMYPPNKGDGSVRPSSTGMFQTLATEARSAAHEDVGPGDEKRVFYKLPVWKKIIIMLGGPAMNLLIGLVLTAVLLMGFGVSTATTTIADVSKCQVKAGETVDPNSPNCQLTPAAAAKLQPNDVVTSFDGKQVTSWADMSSWIRASAGKAVQITVERNGKIITAEVTPVLSARPVIGDNGQQAKGADGKPLYEEVGFLGIGAQTAMVPQPASSVLPMAGDNIKQIAGVILNLPARVVGVAQAAFGSGPRDPNGPISVVGVGRVAGEVAAMEQVPLQSRVGALVGLLAGLNFALAIFNLIPLLPLDGGHVAGALYEGARRRIAKLFHKPDPGAFDIAKLLPLTYVVATLLMAMSALLIYADIVKPVNLFG is encoded by the coding sequence ATGAATCCCGTTATTCTGTTCATTCTCGGAGTCGTCTTCGTCGCGATCGGCGTGGCCGTCTCCATCGCGCTGCACGAGGTGGGACACCTTCTGCCCGCCAAGCTTTTCAAGGTGCGCGTCACGAAGTACATGATCGGTTTCGGCCCCACCCTCTGGTCTACCCGGAAAGGCGAGACCGAATACGGATTCAAGGCCATCCCGCTGGGTGGCTATGTTGCCATGATCGGCATGTACCCGCCCAACAAGGGAGACGGCAGCGTCCGGCCTTCCAGCACCGGGATGTTCCAGACCCTTGCCACCGAGGCCCGGTCCGCGGCACATGAGGACGTGGGCCCGGGCGACGAAAAGAGAGTCTTCTACAAGCTCCCGGTCTGGAAGAAGATCATCATCATGCTCGGCGGGCCGGCCATGAACTTGCTCATCGGCCTCGTTCTGACCGCGGTGCTGCTCATGGGCTTCGGCGTGTCCACCGCCACCACCACCATTGCTGATGTGTCCAAGTGCCAGGTCAAAGCCGGAGAAACCGTTGACCCCAACTCGCCGAACTGCCAGCTGACCCCGGCGGCAGCCGCCAAGCTTCAGCCCAATGACGTCGTGACCAGCTTCGATGGCAAGCAGGTGACGAGCTGGGCCGACATGAGCAGCTGGATCCGGGCTTCCGCCGGTAAGGCGGTCCAAATCACGGTAGAGCGTAACGGCAAGATCATCACCGCCGAAGTAACCCCGGTCCTTTCCGCCCGTCCCGTCATTGGTGACAACGGCCAGCAGGCCAAGGGAGCGGACGGCAAACCGCTTTATGAGGAAGTCGGGTTCCTCGGCATCGGCGCCCAGACCGCCATGGTGCCCCAACCCGCGTCGAGCGTTCTTCCGATGGCAGGCGACAACATCAAGCAAATCGCCGGAGTCATCCTCAACCTGCCCGCAAGGGTAGTCGGCGTGGCGCAAGCGGCCTTCGGCTCCGGGCCGCGCGATCCCAACGGCCCCATCAGCGTGGTGGGCGTCGGCCGGGTGGCCGGCGAAGTTGCGGCCATGGAACAGGTTCCACTGCAATCGCGAGTCGGCGCTCTCGTCGGGCTACTGGCGGGCTTGAACTTCGCCCTCGCCATCTTCAACCTGATTCCACTGCTGCCGCTCGACGGCGGACACGTCGCGGGCGCGCTTTACGAGGGAGCCCGGCGTCGCATCGCCAAGCTCTTCCACAAGCCGGACCCGGGAGCCTTTGACATCGCCAAGCTCCTGCCACTCACGTACGTTGTCGCCACCCTGCTCATGGCCATGAGCGCCCTGCTGATCTACGCGGACATCGTCAAGCCCGTCAACCTCTTCGGCTGA